One stretch of Commensalibacter melissae DNA includes these proteins:
- the murD gene encoding UDP-N-acetylmuramoyl-L-alanine--D-glutamate ligase has product MDFPKDLFKNNHYAILGLGKNGIAASQRLLQMGATIQVWDDQPKARQQIPEKLKPHLAPFKNLENFNALILSPGIPHFLPKPHPVAELARLNSIPIFSDAEILYQAIKKSGSRARFVAITGTNGKSTTTVLLNHILTEAKITSVAGGNLGPASLSLPYLEDDGVYILEMSSYMLERLSSFKADIACLLNITPDHIERHGDMKGYVQAKYHIFDHQNQQDMAVIGIEDDYCKSITKRLVQNDIPVKKISGKKDINADFWVDQHLLQDKKGIIADLNQASLLPGQHNAQNAAAATAMALALGVARQQIAESLNSFNGLAHRQRPVATINSVTFINDSKATNADATSKALTCYNKIVWIAGGLAKAKGIDDLAPYFSKIKFALLIGKDAPLLAKTLDRYHVHYQIVHTLDQAVPLAFAFAKQHHIHTVILSPACASFDQFDNFEERGNVFIQLVKQLETSFRQTLND; this is encoded by the coding sequence ATGGATTTCCCAAAAGATTTATTCAAAAATAATCATTACGCCATTTTAGGGTTAGGTAAAAATGGCATTGCCGCTTCCCAACGTCTCTTACAGATGGGTGCAACAATACAGGTCTGGGATGATCAACCCAAAGCTCGTCAGCAAATCCCTGAAAAGTTAAAGCCCCATCTTGCACCTTTTAAAAACTTGGAAAATTTCAATGCCTTAATTTTATCTCCTGGTATTCCGCATTTTTTACCAAAACCACATCCTGTTGCAGAACTTGCCCGACTGAATTCAATTCCTATTTTTTCAGATGCAGAGATTTTATATCAAGCTATCAAAAAATCGGGGTCTCGAGCACGTTTCGTGGCTATAACTGGAACAAATGGTAAATCAACGACCACTGTTTTACTAAACCATATTCTAACAGAAGCTAAAATAACATCTGTAGCAGGAGGTAATCTGGGACCGGCATCCCTATCCCTTCCATATTTGGAGGACGATGGTGTTTACATTCTTGAAATGTCCTCCTATATGCTTGAGCGCTTATCCAGTTTCAAAGCAGATATCGCATGCTTATTAAATATTACACCAGATCATATTGAACGGCATGGAGACATGAAAGGATATGTTCAAGCCAAATATCATATTTTTGATCATCAAAATCAACAGGATATGGCAGTTATTGGAATAGAGGATGATTACTGTAAATCTATTACGAAACGACTTGTCCAAAATGATATTCCGGTTAAAAAAATATCTGGGAAAAAAGATATCAATGCCGATTTTTGGGTTGATCAGCATCTTCTGCAAGACAAGAAAGGCATTATTGCTGATTTAAATCAAGCAAGTCTTCTTCCTGGGCAACACAATGCACAGAATGCTGCGGCTGCTACGGCAATGGCCCTCGCTTTGGGCGTTGCACGGCAACAGATAGCGGAAAGTCTTAATTCTTTTAATGGACTTGCCCATCGACAGCGACCTGTCGCAACCATTAATTCAGTGACTTTTATCAATGATAGTAAAGCCACCAATGCAGATGCGACCTCGAAGGCACTTACCTGCTATAATAAAATCGTATGGATTGCTGGTGGATTGGCCAAGGCTAAAGGAATAGACGATCTTGCACCCTATTTTTCTAAAATAAAATTCGCTTTATTGATTGGTAAAGATGCACCACTGCTAGCAAAAACCCTAGATAGATATCACGTCCATTACCAGATTGTTCACACACTTGATCAAGCAGTCCCTCTCGCTTTTGCATTTGCCAAACAACATCATATTCATACTGTAATACTCTCTCCTGCCTGTGCCAGCTTTGACCAGTTTGATAACTTTGAGGAAAGAGGGAATGTGTTTATTCAACTTGTCAAGCAACTAGAAACATCATTCCGTCAAACCCTAAACGATTAG